In Nitrososphaerota archaeon, one DNA window encodes the following:
- a CDS encoding tyrosine-type recombinase/integrase: MAKVVDGYMDLGSIIEVVSSSGERRSYAVRKALRVLESVSGVKADETFAGIISGRIDVYDLLRRFVRSLQEEGLAPKSVRFYLSLLLRMLRMAGADVKSELIRYRVPLPVNRIVKIDRAPTVDELRRILAVVGARNRALFLMLASTGMRIGECLQLRLGDLQLDDDPPYVDVRTAKSGVLRRVYLTKECVETLKAYLGSRLMVEPPTAWLWPRRGDASKPLRKTHAQQYWYVALKKVGLDMRDSSGLGYQLHLHSLRKFYRTQLERAGVSRTVISLWMGQVTGLDVNYFRPTEPQLVEEWRKAEPYLTLSRAEDIEELKKSTVLEVLRRLAVSFGIDPMKVRVEKQKKLGRDPTSEEEIEAIQNEIKKLRSVDSDPKKIISEDELEHYLAEGWDVQTVLPSGRILIRKTAA; encoded by the coding sequence ATGGCTAAGGTGGTGGACGGTTATATGGATTTAGGTTCAATAATCGAAGTTGTCTCATCGAGTGGGGAGAGGAGGAGTTACGCTGTTAGGAAAGCGTTGCGAGTTTTGGAATCTGTGAGCGGTGTTAAAGCTGACGAAACGTTCGCTGGTATTATAAGCGGGAGGATCGATGTGTACGATCTTTTGCGTAGGTTTGTGCGTTCACTTCAGGAAGAAGGTTTAGCGCCTAAGAGCGTTCGATTTTACCTTTCGCTGCTTCTAAGAATGTTGAGGATGGCTGGAGCGGATGTAAAGTCTGAGCTTATCAGATACAGGGTCCCTCTACCAGTTAACCGAATCGTTAAGATAGATAGGGCTCCGACGGTTGATGAACTTAGAAGGATACTTGCCGTTGTTGGGGCGAGGAATAGGGCTCTGTTCCTTATGCTTGCGTCAACCGGCATGAGGATTGGTGAATGCTTACAGCTGAGGCTTGGAGATCTGCAGCTAGATGACGATCCTCCTTATGTTGATGTTAGAACCGCCAAAAGCGGGGTCCTAAGAAGGGTTTACTTAACAAAAGAGTGTGTCGAGACCTTAAAGGCTTACCTTGGGAGTAGGCTTATGGTTGAGCCTCCAACAGCCTGGCTCTGGCCCAGACGTGGGGACGCTTCAAAACCGCTTCGGAAGACACACGCTCAGCAATATTGGTACGTAGCGCTGAAAAAGGTCGGGCTTGATATGCGAGATAGCAGCGGCTTAGGGTATCAGCTCCACCTACACTCCCTCAGGAAGTTCTATAGGACGCAGCTCGAGAGAGCTGGTGTCTCAAGGACCGTGATAAGCCTTTGGATGGGACAAGTTACAGGTCTTGATGTAAACTACTTCAGACCAACCGAACCTCAACTCGTTGAAGAGTGGCGGAAGGCCGAACCCTACTTAACCCTATCACGGGCGGAGGATATCGAAGAGCTCAAAAAGAGCACGGTACTCGAAGTCCTGAGGAGGTTAGCCGTATCGTTCGGGATAGACCCGATGAAGGTCAGAGTTGAAAAACAGAAAAAGCTTGGAAGAGATCCTACATCTGAAGAGGAAATAGAAGCAATCCAAAACGAGATAAAGAAGCTAAGATCAGTAGACAGCGACCCGAAGAAGATTATTAGCGAAGATGAGCTTGAGCACTACCTTGCTGAAGGATGGGATGTTCAGACGGTGCTGCCATCAGGTAGGATACTCATAAGAAAGACAGCCGCTTAG
- a CDS encoding LysR family transcriptional regulator: MSRFTPRFEVWLEVDGKRVIGSYEAKILDGIQKLGSFMAASKAVGVSYAHAWNLVDNMKRVLGEPIVEARKGGEFGGGARLTGAGLNLLNEYYELEKKVRGSVEGAPAEAERKGVIRRTLELPEFTIIGSDCVGLEILVGLMRRERSFTYEIVRVGSSGGLSAIMLGEADVAGIHLLDEESGEYNTPFLRRYWIADRAALIRGYLREIGLIVAKGNPKNIQDIQDLLRRDVRMVNRTLGSGTRALQDMLLRKAVEKRGLKFNEVVKRIKGYSVEVHTHAEVAKAVAEGKADAGFGVKYAAQKYGLDFIPVTQEHFDFVVEERRLRKPLLKLFLKKLASKDFKKEAEKVGLHTLDNTGIIIYKP; the protein is encoded by the coding sequence ATGAGCCGCTTTACTCCCCGCTTTGAAGTGTGGCTTGAGGTGGATGGTAAGCGCGTGATAGGTTCTTATGAAGCCAAGATACTGGATGGTATTCAGAAGCTAGGCTCGTTTATGGCTGCGTCGAAGGCTGTTGGTGTATCTTATGCGCACGCTTGGAACCTTGTTGATAATATGAAGAGGGTTCTTGGCGAACCAATTGTGGAGGCTAGAAAAGGCGGTGAATTCGGCGGCGGAGCCCGTCTAACCGGGGCGGGTTTAAACCTCTTAAACGAATACTATGAGTTAGAGAAGAAGGTCAGAGGGAGCGTAGAGGGTGCTCCAGCCGAAGCAGAGCGTAAAGGAGTTATCCGCAGAACCTTAGAGCTACCGGAGTTTACGATCATCGGAAGTGATTGCGTAGGCTTGGAAATTTTGGTTGGGTTGATGAGGAGGGAGAGGAGTTTCACATATGAGATCGTAAGAGTAGGCTCTTCGGGTGGGTTGAGTGCGATAATGCTTGGCGAAGCTGATGTTGCTGGTATACATCTGCTTGATGAAGAAAGTGGGGAATACAACACGCCCTTCCTGCGCAGATATTGGATAGCGGACAGAGCCGCCCTAATAAGAGGCTACCTTAGGGAGATCGGGCTCATAGTAGCCAAAGGTAATCCCAAGAATATCCAAGATATTCAGGATCTGCTGAGGCGAGATGTGAGGATGGTAAACCGAACGCTTGGCTCCGGTACAAGGGCTCTTCAAGACATGCTTCTGAGGAAAGCTGTTGAGAAGAGGGGGCTGAAGTTCAATGAAGTGGTGAAGAGGATAAAGGGGTATTCGGTTGAAGTCCATACGCACGCTGAAGTCGCTAAGGCTGTAGCAGAAGGGAAGGCTGATGCGGGCTTCGGAGTAAAGTATGCCGCTCAAAAATATGGCTTGGACTTCATACCTGTAACGCAAGAACACTTCGACTTCGTTGTAGAGGAAAGGAGGCTCAGAAAGCCCCTACTCAAACTATTCCTAAAGAAGCTCGCATCGAAAGACTTCAAAAAGGAGGCTGAAAAAGTCGGGCTACACACATTAGATAACACAGGCATAATAATCTACAAACCCTAA
- a CDS encoding tungsten ABC transporter substrate-binding protein — translation MQNKIWVMVVAAILTASIVFSTTNPTSTTRSRLVIATTTSTVDSGLLDYLKPYFDKRFDADMTWLYLGTGQAIAVASRGDADILLVHDREKEDAFLASGNGTHRATVMYNDFVIIGPANDPANIRGAGGAVEAFKRIAEAGGSGKTLFVSRGDNSGTHALEMKIWSAAGLDPRERGWYMEAGQGMSSTIRISSEKQAYTLSDRGTWVKLKSALGEALRLQILFEGDKMLLNPYGLILLNPVKYPKINSELAEKFFLFMVSKEGQRLIESYRVAGEQIFFPAFGKAEDIGLPSEEEEVRYWIKRLFENGLEPPPWVKQR, via the coding sequence TTGCAAAACAAAATTTGGGTAATGGTAGTAGCGGCTATTTTGACTGCATCCATAGTTTTCTCCACCACAAACCCAACTTCAACAACCCGTTCAAGACTTGTTATAGCGACAACAACAAGTACAGTAGATAGTGGTCTTCTAGATTATCTTAAGCCATATTTTGATAAGCGGTTTGATGCAGATATGACTTGGCTCTATCTAGGCACAGGCCAAGCAATAGCTGTAGCATCAAGAGGGGATGCTGACATACTCCTCGTGCACGACAGAGAGAAGGAGGACGCGTTTTTAGCTTCTGGAAACGGTACCCACCGCGCCACAGTAATGTATAACGATTTTGTGATCATCGGACCTGCGAACGATCCAGCCAACATAAGAGGAGCTGGCGGGGCTGTAGAAGCCTTCAAGAGGATAGCGGAAGCTGGTGGATCAGGTAAGACGCTCTTTGTCTCAAGGGGAGATAACTCTGGCACCCACGCCCTAGAGATGAAGATCTGGTCTGCAGCAGGCCTAGACCCCAGAGAAAGAGGGTGGTATATGGAGGCTGGACAAGGAATGAGTTCAACCATACGCATAAGCAGCGAGAAGCAAGCCTACACGCTCAGCGACCGGGGCACTTGGGTTAAGCTGAAGAGCGCTTTAGGCGAGGCGCTTAGACTTCAGATACTTTTCGAGGGCGATAAGATGCTACTCAACCCCTATGGGCTAATCCTTCTGAACCCGGTGAAGTATCCGAAGATTAACTCGGAGCTCGCTGAAAAGTTCTTCCTATTTATGGTGTCGAAAGAGGGGCAGAGGCTGATTGAGAGCTATAGGGTTGCGGGTGAGCAGATCTTCTTCCCAGCCTTCGGTAAAGCAGAAGATATCGGGCTACCGTCAGAGGAGGAAGAGGTTCGCTACTGGATCAAGAGGCTTTTTGAGAACGGTCTGGAGCCACCACCGTGGGTAAAGCAGAGGTAG
- a CDS encoding ABC transporter permease subunit codes for MAGWEEVFYGLVKAVELIFSGDPDVVQITILSLRVSGLATLMGGALGIPLGALVALRTFRGKTLVVSVINTLMGLPPVLVGLVYYILLSSTGPLGFLRLLYTPEAMILAQLTMVLPIAAGVTISSVSTIDPKLREVAVSLGANPLQETAILLWEARVGLLTALVVGFGAAISEVGAIMIVGGNLLGYTRALTTAIVLLTNQGEFVEAIALGIILLTLAFLVNAILTLLQMRSRSSLFAQIYTREPRLKW; via the coding sequence TTGGCTGGTTGGGAAGAGGTCTTCTACGGGCTGGTGAAGGCGGTTGAACTCATATTCTCAGGCGACCCAGATGTAGTCCAAATAACAATACTTTCCCTAAGGGTCTCAGGTCTAGCGACACTGATGGGTGGGGCGCTCGGAATACCACTAGGCGCTTTAGTCGCGCTCAGAACCTTTAGGGGTAAGACACTTGTCGTAAGCGTGATAAACACGCTTATGGGGCTGCCGCCTGTCCTGGTTGGGCTCGTCTACTATATCCTACTTTCAAGCACAGGCCCCCTAGGTTTCCTAAGGCTACTCTACACACCCGAAGCCATGATTCTTGCTCAACTAACGATGGTCCTACCGATAGCTGCTGGTGTAACGATATCTTCGGTCTCAACCATAGACCCCAAGCTAAGGGAGGTAGCGGTATCACTTGGAGCAAATCCGCTACAGGAAACGGCGATACTCCTGTGGGAGGCTAGGGTAGGTCTGCTCACAGCCCTTGTGGTTGGTTTTGGTGCCGCTATCTCCGAGGTAGGTGCGATCATGATAGTGGGTGGAAATCTGCTCGGCTACACAAGAGCCTTAACCACGGCGATAGTCCTCTTAACGAACCAAGGTGAATTTGTGGAGGCTATAGCGCTTGGGATAATACTCTTAACCCTAGCGTTCTTGGTCAACGCCATCCTAACCCTCCTTCAAATGAGGAGCAGATCAAGCCTATTCGCACAGATATACACCAGAGAACCTCGGCTCAAATGGTGA